The genomic segment TCCATCTTGGGAAACTTTTTCTGTATGATTAAAGCTATCATCAAGTAATTGTTACGAAAATGATAGTCCTCATACTGAATCAATCTATTGGGTTAACCTACAATTTTGTACTAAAAACAGGCTTTGAAGTCAAGATAGCAATACCAATGTGGTTCTTTTGCAGGTATCATGCTGGAACAGTCACATAGGTATCGCATCATGCTTGAAATGGGCTCCTCGTCGTGCCATGTTTGTTGCTGCGTCTACTGTTCTCACGTTTTGGATACCTGACAGCTCAAAATCAACTGTCGAACCTCGTCCCATGGACGTTGAAGGAGCAGCTCCATCTGAAAATGTATCTCAACAATGAATCCTGGTTTCctcttttgtttaattttacaagGAATCCTAGGTGCTTAGCTTAATCATGTACATTAGGTAGGGAATCACAATAAACCTAATGTACCCTTGTTGGGCCAAAATTTTGGTGTCTGAAGCGGCCTCAGATTTTGTACATAACACTTTATATGTAATGAGTGGATCCTGTGATTTCaacactttccttttcttttctattttttcttgtgaaaaaaGAGCTCATTTTATGGAGGAACATGAATAATGGTAAGCATCATACAATTGCTCGCTTATACTACAAGAGTTACTGTCAGAATTAGACATTTACCTATTCTCTATATCTTCGAAATTTTATGTTTACCGTCATTAATTTTGCAAGAGAACCACCATCCTGGATTCATGTCTTCTTAGACCCAGTTTTTGCCATTAAACCATGTAAAGGCAAGATGCATTTGCATTTATCTTTATTAAAGCAAAACATGGTGGAAATACCATTTATCAGAAAGCATTAGAATCTATGATCGCTGGTAAAATAGTAAGAAACATAATATATCTGCCTAGGGTTGACAAGTCCTTCCGAATGTAATTTTTGCTTTGCTGTTAGGAAAGCTAGGCAAAATATGAATTGAGATTTCCTGCCCTGTGATCAGAAATCTGAAATTctggagagagggagagattaCAAGAGAGAACGCAAGATAACATTGAAATTCAACGATTGAACCCAGAATACAAAACAGTACAGATGCTCACATTCTAAATTAAGGTAGAACTCATAAACCAAACTCATTCTACCTCGCAATAGAGATTCCTTACAACTACATACAACAAAAGTAGCTCTAGAAAACCAGCCCTCGCATACATAACCCTAGAAACCAAATATTATTCTTCActtgatttcatttcatttcatttcccgTCATGTGCCTTCCTCTGGATTTCTTGGCCCACTTCCTTGGTCTTCTGTCCCACATAACCTGCCATGTCTTGCATGCGCCTCTTTGCCTGGTCAAGACTCTCCGGCATGGTCTGGGTAGCCTCCTGGATGTACCTACCAACCCAGGAGAGCGACCAGGACCCTGTCAGTCCGAAAGCCCCAGATGCCAAAAATGAGGTCACAGCTAACCCTATTACAAGGGCAGCTGGGACCAGAACGGGGCTGAACAGGATAAAAAGAGGGGTGGTTACAGCTAGACCGATCAGGGTGCCAACTAGGGTTATACCTGCAAGTGCAAGAAGCCCACCACCTACAGGTAGCATTGTGAGCACAGCCAGGGCTTTAGAGGCTGATGGCCCTTGCTGTTGTTGACCCTTCAAGCCATGCACTTGCACTTGGTGCGGCTGCATACGATCAGCCATTGGTGATGATAACACAACTTCGAAGAAAATGAAGATATGGGATAATGAGACCACACAGAGAGAGAAGGACAGGAGGTAAGGAAGAGAGATGGGGTGGTGGTGTTGTTTTAAAGAGGAGACTGAAGTGCGGTATGGCGACACGTTGAAGGGTGAGATGGTGAGTAAGGGCTTTGCATGAGAAACAAGTTTCAGGGCCTATGTTGGGAAAATAGCCAAAAAGGAGAACTGAGAATGTAAAATGAAAATGAGGTGGCTTATTGAGATGGGATCTCTGTTGCCACTAAGCCGTTGCAGCTCGGTGAAATTTGTAGGGTTGTGCATTATACATGGAAACAAGTGGGTTTCTGGCCTGGAACCGAAGATGGTTGTTAGTTGTTACCTTCAGAACGATTCTACTCAGTTTATATAATTTGCATCAATTCAGATCAAGTCTCTCTAGCTACTcttatgatcatgttaaaaaatcaattgatatGGTGGTCCTCTCAGTCAAGCAAACTACACATGCTAAATAAATATGGTAAGATGAATTAGAATGATAGTTAGAATGTTACAAGTATCTAGTTTCCAATTTCCAATCTAATTAGAATTGTATCCTAACTCTTATTGTAAATAGACAAAAGTTTATAATGactgatttaaatatttttaaatatttttaacctaAATCTCTTTACTTAGCCCATCCTCTTGAATCCATTTTGATTTAGATCTTACAATAGACCCAATAGAAACTTATAATAGATCCTTTGATGTCGTAGCCATGATTATATTACATGTACACAATCTCAAATGGTGTTTTCTAGTAGCACTATGTTTGAAACTGTTGTAAGCGAATTCGACCTCGGCCAATGTAACATTCCACTATTTAAGTTTGTCTCTATAAATGCTACGAATTAGATTGTTCAAAGTTCTATTTAGAGACTCTGTTTGACCATTAGTTTATGGATGGATAGtactattaaaatttaatgagaaatTAAATGTTCCACAAAGTGAGCCAAAAGTGACCAATGAACTTGGTATCTCTATTAGATATGAgggattttaaaacattatgcaACCTTAGTATCTCTTTGAAAAATAGCCTAGCCACACTGATTGCATCTGTAGTCATCTTTGAATATCTAttcacaacaacaaaaatataatatatacctCATTGAGTTTATGGAAGACCTAACACGAAATCCATTAAAATATCTTCCCAATTATGTTTAGGTATAGGTATGGGCATGTATAAACCAGTGTTTTGAGATTGGTCCTTAGCTGTTTGACAAGTAAAACAATGTTGAACAATTATGTTTGTATCACATTTGAGATGAGGCCAATATTAGTTATCCTCCGAAGTTGACATTGTTTTGTCTCTTTCTCCATGACCCTTTAATCTACCACTATGTAAGTCTTGAGTCACTTTCTTATATAGGGATGTATGAGGGATATACAATTGATTACGTTTCATTAAGTAAccattttgtatataaaaatcttaactaGCTCGACCATTAGAACACTTCTCccatatcttttaaaaatcagCATTTTCATCGTACAACTTCTTTAGAcattcaaaaaccaaaatcttATTGTAGAAAATGATTAGTAGGGAAACTCGCCTACTCAATATATCAACCCCTTTATTTTGAACTTTAGCCTTGTGCTTCAGACTAAAACTGAACTTCTAAAGAAATGTATTAACTATCTTTTGACTATTCAATCTACCTGGCTATCATATATGTACTAACTTTCTTTTGACTAGGGTTGAACATTTCTGGTTCGGTccggttttgaaccaaaataaataaccaaaccaattttttttttttaattttttaaatcgaaccgaaccgaaaaccggttcaaactgattaatttcggttcggttcggtttttttctctttcaaaccggttcaaaccaaaaTTATTCCAACTTGTTCACAGTCCCAAAAAAATCCCTAATCTCTGCATCGAAAAAGGCAACTAAAAATCTTCCTTGTTTGGGCATTTTGATGCTCTATGCCCTGACCGCCCACAATTAAAACAAGAGCTTCCATATCCAAAGCTTCTGCTACgcataataaagaaaagatgtcatgtttgtttgctgaaaCTTGTATGAACAAATTGTCCAAACCAGCAGCCACACATGCCAACAAAAGataacagggaaaaaaaaggggggggaatgaaaggaaaaaaaatccacaactTGGCACTTACCCATATCATGCATGCACCCCATAAAGCCTGTAACTTTAGGTTTACAAAGAGTAAAAGGAGGGgagaaaaattaaagcaaaggaGAGTAAAGGAAAGGGAGAGGGATATGCAGAGAAGGGGGAGGGAGGGGGGCTAAAAGGGATATGCAGAGAAAGTGGGCTAAAGGGAGGGAGGGATATGTAGAGAAGGGGAAGGGGGGCTAAATGGAGGGAGGGATATGCAGAAAAGAGGGATATGCAGAGAAGGGGAAGGGGGGGCTAAAGAGAGGGAGGGATATGCAGAGAAGGGGAAGGGAGGGCTAAAAGGAGGGAAGGGGCGGTTGATGGCTAAAGTGAttttagggttagaaaatgttgtatttatatttactttttttttaaagtgttggctggttgaaccggttcagttcagttcggttcaatcggtttcagactttagaaaccgaaaccgaaccgaaccggaatttttttgtgattttttaatcggttaattcagtttttttttcggttcggttttttcggttatttttttttcggttttctcgatttaatcgatttatcggtttttttgctcacccttaCTTTTGACTATTTCACAAACTTTAGAGCTTTATGATTTGAATATAAGATGAAATCTAAATATGATGGTATCCACTCCTCAAGCTAATTTCTGAAATGATTGTTGCACAACATAACTAATCTAGCATGCCATTCAATCATCAAACTGGAAACCTGTTTCCCAAATCAATTTTGTTGATGGCACAACTATTAACATTATTACCACCAATACCACCACGACTACCACCACTGCTATcattaccaccaccaccaccaccaccaccaccactattatgattattatcacTACCACTATCACGACTACTATGACCACTACCATCACCACCACTTCTACCACCACTACCATTGTCGCACCTTGGTGGACATCACGATGAGGGCCACTACGGCTAACGCATCAAATTTGACGTCGTGACAGGGGTTAAAAATAGTATCATCGTGGAAAATTTAAGTCATCACCTagtaattaaagaaaactagGGATTCTAAAATATGCATTACTTTCAAAGATTCAGATAAGAGATTAATTATACTTAAATGAAGAACAACTTCACCTTTACAACATCGTTTCTTATGAAAGGTTACCTTTACTAtgtgttttctcttaaatttgttttttcattgccattaattatcttattttttaatttcaatttatttatgaaatatttgatGGTTTTTGACAAGTCATCTTGACTATTAAAATTCCACTTCGATCatagaaatgaaaaagaaatctattttccttttttttttgaaaaagattgaATATCGATCCTAAAAGAAAAGACTTATTGGAATAACCTAAATTAAACatgtatgtattttattttattttaaagttaacaCTCCATGCCttagaatcttttttttaaatagcttaaaatttgtttttgatcgGGTGAAACTACAAGTATAAGAAGATGTTGAtaaattttactctttttaCTCAAGGTTTTGAGACAATTACCTCCCCTCTAATGTGTgtccttaaaagaaaaatggtatcatcatcatgcattcaatttttgtgtttcatttttttgtttaccaTGTATTATATTTCTACTGTCAAACTATGAAAACTCAAGATAAAACCATaaccatgtttcttttttaaggaAATTAATTAAGGCTATTTTGgtctaacattaaaaaaaaaaacacaagtcatTTTCTAGAGACACCCGGCCATTTATCATTGCATAATCTGTTTTTTTGATTAAGTTTTAAGTTGTCTAACAATGCATCTTTCAAATTGTTACTACAAAGCACTTGTAAAGGAATAAATTATTAGGGCCACTCTTTTTTggtttcaaaagaaaaagagaaaagcaaagaaaacaacATCATTGACTTCTTGCAGATGAAAGAGGAATACTCTCTTTATAGATTTTTGTAGATGTcaatttattgtgatttattACTACAATATGAAATGACTATATAACAAATCttattgtaaatttatttttcaaaccttATTAACCCGAATACATGTTATCCATATACCaaaatctctttatttcttgACTTATCTTAAAGatcatttttttggtttcacGTAAAGCCAACATCAAAGAAAGTTTAAACTAATAAAGTTAAGACAcaagtttttagttttatacACATACACTCATATGTTAAGAAGCAAAGTAAAACTGGAATTccaattaaaactttatataGAAATTGTAAAGATACATCAATGTACAAAGATATTTGAACTTGGTTTCATAGAAATCTTACTCCTAGAATGAACTAGATTTTGtagagaagaaacaaaaaaactatgctACTGCTTTTGTGATGTGTGTTACTTTTGTTATAGCCATGCCTTCTTCTTGCTCTTTTTAAGTGTGTTTCTTACTCTCTTTATATTCCTTTTTCCTCCTGTTTGCTCTTCTCCatagtttttctagttttccttttcttttctacccTTTCTTTCCCCCTTTttgctttctctattttttttcttttataggaGGTTCTTAGTCTCTTtcagaaaggaaagaaaatcattGTCTTTATTAGCATCCAATATTTAGAGATAATGTTGTAAACCAACTTAGTTATTGACCATTGATTGCTCTTTGCTTGCTTTGTGGAGatatgatcaaattttaaaagctaaatcttgcatcaaaatgaaaaggataaTTGTTATCTTGGAGGAAGGCTGATTGAGTAAGCATGTTTGGCATGAAATATTTAAAGGATTCTGATAGTTAAAGCTTTGATTACTTTTATCGTGATTGTAGCCAACATATCAGAGAAAATGTTCTTAGCTTGATTCACGGAGAAAAGATCAAATTTTGAAAGCTAAATCATGGATAAAAATGGAAATGATGACTGCTGGTCTTGAAGGGAGGCTGATTAAGTGAGAATGTTTGGCATGAAATCTGTAGTGGATTATAAGAGTTAAAGCCTGGTTTCTTGTACCATAATTATAGCCAACATATCAGAGAacatgtttcttttgttttgtgtcACCAAAAGAATCatttaggattaaaattaaGCCATAATAGTGTACGAGACTCAATCGTTTATGCTCCCCCCCCCCAGAAATCTGCAAATTCCATgtataaaatgatgttgttattTTCCATACCTTCATCAACATGTTCTTCTCTCTTTAAGTAAAATACATAATTTCACTTAAAGTGAAACGACATCATTTTTGCTTCTTCAGcataattaggttttttttttctaattcaatcaAGCCAAACGTCAACAAAGTCCCTCCATTTCAACGCCTTTTGCTCCTTGGTccctgatcttttaattttttgttttgggtcaatttttatcctttttatttaatttcaccccGATCAAGTTACCTTaggcctttgtttttttcaaggatTCCATTTCAGTCATTGgttctttaattttctatttttaagcCAAGTTGACttctaactttaattttttttttcaattaagcccttaatTGATTTCCGAACTTGACTATTTGTTCCAAACTCACCTTTAAACCTTACTTCTTTGAATTTTAgctaaattaatcaaattaagccttttcttcaatttcttcttcaattaaaccctcaaTTATGACACTAAAATTCCCAAACCTTATTTTTGCTCAcgatatttaattatcaatccaATTTCTAccccaattatatttttattttttagattttaaaaaaaaaatttatgacttctcaagttttttttttgacatataaaaattatataaaaatgaagaaaatatgaaatggttaaaattaactaaaattactgaaaacacatgtttgtttttttttttgttttttttctaattttaaaagaaaaaatatatatacaaaaaatggGAGGGGGGTTAAAATTAGTTTACAACTGCCGTCGCCaccaacattaaataaaaatgaagaaaataagaaatggtaaaaaataacaaaaattactgaaaagatatgttttgttttttggattttttttaattttaaaagaaaagggaagggggggtcaaaaattatagaaatagaTCCTCATTCAAtaagtaaataatataaaattttcaatattattttttctagttttaacaAGGAACCTcaataacatcaattaaaacttagggaaatgatataaaaagaagACATGAAAAATACATTAGAAAAACCCTacctataaaacataaaaaaagccCTACATGAGAaccctaaacaaaataaaacgatgaaaaaaaaaagatcagaaGAGCAAAAATAAAGACTactaaaaaccaaaataacattagctaacaacttttttttcctttcttctctctAGTATCCAAAATCTAACAACCACACTCAACATTGATCAATAACACAAAATTTAACTAGCCATGTTCATTCTCCAACTAAAGCAAACCTCTCTCTTACCCCATCTCTTTAGATACAATCCAGACTACACCCAATAATCCATTAGAAGTTCTAGTTAGACAAATTACAAGATCAAGGCCAAAAAAgctcaaaaatatattcattggGCTTATTCAGAGTATGTAAGCCAATATAAATTTCAAGGAGGCTGCAGCTTCAACAAACGATGATCAAACcttaatcaatttaatctaTGTATAAGAGGGGCTTTATCCATCTACTTCgtgggcttaattaattttggcAACCATaggtttatttatttcatgtgtTTTATGGATTTCAAGCTATGAGAGAATTATTTATTATGCATGGAAACATAGGTGGCTAAAGAAGAAttaattgcattattttttcttattttttttggactCTAAGGGCGCAACATAACATATATTTGGCCAGGGGTTGTTTTTAGAGAAGGATTTCATTcaacaattatttcttttactcTATCATATAcgacacattaaattattttttagaattattatttttattatttttttatgttttgggccTTATTTGAGACACTTTGggctttattttaatatgagttGATGTTAGCATATGAGGTCAACTAGGATGTAGTTTTTTCAAAGTATAAATACGCTTGTaagactttatattttttagaagttgGATAATACATTATTGCcatatattttgtatgtattgTGAGAGGATTATcttgttttggttcttttttgaACTACTTTaacttatcaaataattaaccaAACTTCATGGTATCTTCCAAACTACTCGTTTGTGTCTTTTTATAGACATTGAATGATGgtttaatttctatatttttagtttCTCAGTACAAGTAATCATTGTTTCAATCTCAATTACAAGCCTGAATTTAATAcctttcattaattaaaaacaatcattatacCAGATCTATAGGgtgtattttttcctttaagatATTCCATTATATTATGGTGTTCCAATAAGTGTCATTTATGAGAgactctcattttttttttagataatcttGAAAATTTTAGCTGAAGTATTCACCACCTTGATCTAATCAAAGTATCTTAATACTCTTTTCAATTTGTATTTCAACTTCATTTCTGAATTCTTTGAACCTTTCAAATGATTCATACTTTAATTAAATGTACATGACCATCTAATATGGTCATTAATGATGAAACATGTATATCTATCTGCGacataaattattattggtCCACACACATATGTATGAATTAAACCTAAATATTCATTAGATCTTTTAGTATTTCAATAAAatgtgttttgattattttacctAATAAATACACTTTTCAAGTTTCATACGATTCATAATTAAAAggattaaatatcttttttttatgtaacttaATGATTCTTGTTTCATTAATATGATCTAATCTAGAATGCCATAAATAATATGGATATTggttatttaatctatttttcttgCCATTTCAAGATCAGGTATATAAACCATTTGTATAAGCAACAAATGCATATTACATATCATTATTATAATGAACaacattttttcttaataataaatctaaatcCATTTAgaaatgaatacaatgtttctataaaatgcaagaaaaaaataaaaattattaagttttaGTATCAGCCTACTTGACAAAGTTAATGCAACAACCTTTGCTTCATTACCAACTCG from the Populus nigra chromosome 1, ddPopNigr1.1, whole genome shotgun sequence genome contains:
- the LOC133688902 gene encoding oleosin Ara h 10.0101-like, yielding MADRMQPHQVQVHGLKGQQQQGPSASKALAVLTMLPVGGGLLALAGITLVGTLIGLAVTTPLFILFSPVLVPAALVIGLAVTSFLASGAFGLTGSWSLSWVGRYIQEATQTMPESLDQAKRRMQDMAGYVGQKTKEVGQEIQRKAHDGK